From the Halichoerus grypus chromosome 3, mHalGry1.hap1.1, whole genome shotgun sequence genome, one window contains:
- the RELL1 gene encoding RELT-like protein 1 isoform X2, with translation MGNGHPEYIAYALVPVFFIMGLFGVLICHLLKKKGYRCTTEAEQEVEEEKVEKIELNDSVNENSDTVGQIVHYIMKNEANVDVLKAMVADNSLGDPESPVTPSTPGSPPVSPGPLSPGGTPGKHVCGHHLHTVGGAVERDVCHRCRHKRWHFIRPTNKSKQGHPRRQGEVTVLSVGRFRVTKVEHKSNQKERRSLMSVSGTDSVNGEVPVTPVKRDRSDTE, from the exons ATGGGCAACGGACACCCAGAATATATCGCATATGCCCTGGTCCCCGTGTTCTTCATCATGGGTCTGTTTGGCGTCCTCATCTGCCACCTGCTTAAGAAGAAGGGCTATCGTTGTACCACAGAAGCCGAGCAAGAGGTGGAAGAGGAAAAGGTTGAAAAGATAG aGTTGAATGACAGTGTAAATGAAAATAGTGACACTGTTGGCCAGATTGTCCACTACATCATGAAAAATGAAG caaacGTTGATGTTTTAAAGGCAATGGTCGCAGATAACAGCCTGGGGGACCCTGAAAG CCCGGTGACCCCCAGCACTCCCGGGAGCCCGCCTGTGAGCCCGGGCCCCTTGTCACCAGGAGGCACCCCGGGGAAGCACGTCTGCGGCCACCATCTGCACACAGTGGGCGGTGCTGTTGAGAGGGATGTATGTCATCGGTGTAGGCACAAACGGTGGCACTTCATCAGACCCACCAACAAGTCCAAACAGGGCCATCCGAGGCGTCAAGGAGAGGTCACTGTCCTCTCTGTTGGCAG GTTTAGAGTGACTAAAGTGGAACACAAGTCAAATCAGAAGGAGCGGAGAAGTTTGATGTCAGTTAGTGGGACCGATAGCGTCAATGGAGAGGTGCCTGTGACACCTGTGAAGAGAGACCGAAGTGACACAGAGTAG